Below is a window of Myxococcales bacterium DNA.
GCAGCGCTGCTGGCTACTGAAGACATTCCAAAAGGCAGCGGCGAGGTCGAAGTTCGAATCTTGAAGGACGAACGAGAGTAGCGATCGCAAAGCCAAGGCTTTGTTCCGTCCATCATGCACGCGGGCTTCGTTCTTCCGATCAGCCCTGCCCCGTCAGCTTCGCCACGATCTCGTCGATGGCCTTGTCCGCGATCTGCACCATCTCTTCATCCGTGCGGTCCTGGATGGGATGTTCGGTAAAGACGGGTGAGGCTTCGAAGCCAAGCGACCGGGCTTGCGATGCTGCCGCGCTGACGAACTCGTTCGAGGCGATGAAGACCGACGCTACGCCCTGCTCTTCCAGTGCTTTCGTGTCGTGCACACTGCACGACGTGCAGCTGCCTCAGTCCGCCAGGGCTTCGACCACCGCCGCGCACTCGTTGGCAATTTGCTGACGCAGGTCGAAGGGTGCGGGTTTCGTGAAGGTCGGCTTGCGGAAGCGCTTGATCAGGGCGCCGCGTTTGGTCAGCTCGGCTTCGAGGCGATCGAGGAAAATGTCGCCCCGGGCCTTTGAGATGTCGAGCAGACCAATGGTCAGTCCCTCGATTGTTTCAGGTCGCGGGATTCGTTCGCGTTGAACGAGAGCCTGTTCGCCGGTCGGGTCGAGGATCACCCGTTCTGCTTCGGTGTGTGCGCTCATGCTTGAACCTCCTTCAAGATCACTTGACTTCCCATCTCGCCGCCCACCCAGCCTGCGATGACCGCTGAAAAAAGACCCGCCGAGCCACCGCAGTGCACGATGTATATGCCACCGGGCCGAAACTTCGGAACCGTTTCCACGGAGATCGGTCCCTGGGTACCCTCGGCCATGCCGCCAGCGCCGCGCAATAGTTCTTCGCTGGGAATGGCGCACAACTCGTGCAAGCGCGCGGTCAATTGAGCTTTATCCCAGCCGGCTTCCGCAAAGATCCGGGCGTGTTCCGGCGACACGAGCAGCAGGCAGTCAAAAGCCAACACGATCTTTGGGTGGTAGAGCCCGCGCAGGGTCGCGGCAAAACTGCGCGACAAAGATTCGGGTTCGCGCGAAAGCTGATCGAGGATGGTGCGGGGCCCTTCCCCGGGAAATAGCGTCACGGTGTCGCGCCCCGCCTCGGAACCGAGATCGACGGACAGCGGCTGCCAGGGAGAATCTTCTTCGTTTTCGGCGATGCAGAATCCCAATTTTCCGGGGTGTCCGAAGACGGCGCGATCGACTTCTCCGGGTCGGCCCCCGCCGACGTTTCGCACCACCAACTGCAACGCCCGTCCAATGGTCGCATTGGCACGGTTTCCCTGGCCCAGGGAATTCACTCCGGAATTCATTCCGAGTCGCTTTCGGATCGGGCCGTTGACGATCAATACCGGCCCAGCACTCAGCGTCGTGGCCAGCAGGCCATGCATGTTGAATTGGTCCGTGCAGGCAGCTTCGACTGCGGCGAGGACAAGCGGGAGATATTCGGGACGACAACCTGCCATGACTGCATTGATCGCGACTTTCTCGACCGTGCACTCGACCAGGTCCGAGGGCACCACGGCCACCACTTCGTCGGGTTTGCGCGCCGTCCCTTCGAGCATGGCGAGCACGCGCTTTTCGGTCGGGGGAACCAATGGCAAGCCATCGCTGAAGCCGTGGCCGTAGAGTGCTTCGATATCGTCTTCGAGTCGCGCCAATGGGATGCGTCGAGAGCGCAGGGTGTCGACTCCGAAGCGCAGCAACAAATCTGTCGCGTGCTCGGGGTCGACCGAGAGCGAACCGCAGCCGGGCCGCATTGCGGGCAGGTCTGCGCCGAGCCCCCTCATACCGCTGAGGGCTTCCCATTCTTCGCGGTGCCAGCCGAGCACACGTTCTTTCTCGATGCCGTCTTCGATCCGCAGCAACGTGGGAACAGCTTCGATGTTTTGATGCCAGGAAACTTCGAGGGAGCAGTCGTCCGAAACCTCGATATCACTGGGAAAGTCGGGATCGTCTTGACTGTAGACCGTGAGCGCGCCGCCCTGGGCTAGCTGTCGCAAGACCGGGGCCACCAATTCGCAGGTAGGGCAATCTCGCTTTACGAACGCGACGATGCCGTTGGGTAGCGGTGCACTCGATCGAACCACAATTACGCCTCCGCGATTCCCGACACTGTAGGGGGCAACCGAGGCACTCGCCAAATCCGGTCTCCGGGAAGCCGTGTTCCATTCGGACGGCGATCCGGGCTCGTGTTAGTCTCTGCCCCGCTGCTGTTTGAGGGGGGCCGTCCGTTCGATGCGTAGGTTCGCGATCGCCGCGTGTGTGTTTTTGATCGGACTCGCCGTCTCGTGCAGTCTTCTGCTTCCCGAACGCTTCGTGGTCAATGTGCCTCTTGCCGGAATGCTGTTCGGCCACACGATCGGCGCGCCTTCTTCGAATCAGATTCAAAGCCGTTTTCAGCTGCAACCGGGCTTTGGCCTCTCGCTCTACGCCAACAAGCTGAAGCACGTTCGCTGGCTCCACCCGACGCCCACAGGTGACCTGATTGCCAGCAGGCCGCGATCGGGCGATGTGATCCTGATTGCAGCGGATGCAGACGGCGACGGCCGCAGTGACGGGACCTTCCCTCTACTCGAGAATTTGAATCGCCCGCAGGGCCTCGAACTCTTCGATGGGTGGTTGTATGTCGCGGAAACCAACGCGATCGGCCGGGTGCGCTACGACGCCCAGTCGAGAACAGTGAACGGTGACTTCGAACGCATCGTGACCGGTATCCCTTCGCGGGGCAATCACTGGAGCCGCACAATCGGCATGGGACCCGATGGGTTTCTGTACTTGAGCATCGGTTCATCGTGCAACGCTTGCACCGAAGATGGTGAGCGAAGGGCTGCCATGTACCGCTACCGACCGGACGGAACCGGAGGCGAACTCGTCGCCTACGGTTTGCGCAACGCGGTCGGTTTCGATTGGCAACCCGGAACCCTCGATCTCTACGCCACGGACAATGGGCGCGATCTACTGGGGGACGACTTCCCACCCTGCGAATTGAATCTCATCGAGATGGGCGGGTTCTACGGCTGGCCATTCGCAAACGGTGACCGCGTACCCGACCCGGACTTTGGAGCTGGACAAGAGGCACGAATCCTCGCGTCCATTCCCCCCGTTCACAGCTTTCGGGCCCACAACGCACCGCTCGGGATCAGTTTCATCCGCGGTGATCGGGTTCCAGCCGCTCTTCGCGGAGCGGCGTTGGTCGCACTCCACGGGTCCTGGAACCGAACGATCAAAGACGGATACCGCGTCGTGTCTCTTCGCTGGCTACCCGACGGGACGATTCGCGAAGAAGACTTCTTGAGTGGCTTCGAACAAGACGGGGATGTCATCGGTCGACCCGTTCATGTCGTCGAGGGCCGTGACGGAGCCTTCTATATTTCTGATGACTACGCGGGTGCAATCTGGCGAGTTGCGTATGGCGAAGAAAACGCCAGCAATCTCGACCCCACTCGATCGAGGCGAAACCAAGGTTCTTCAGATCCGCTTGCTGGCATCTCCAATACACTTCGCGCGAGCCTGTCCCTGGAGGGAGCGTCTTTGTACGAGCTTCATCGCTGCGCAACCTGTCACGATCCCGCACAGTCAAAACTCGGCATTTCGGTCAAGCCGCTGGACCATCTCGCGGAGCGCTACGACCTGAACGCCCTCGAAGCACTGCTCGCAGCGCCCCCTTCGCCGATGCCGAGCTACCCACTGACCGCAGAAGAAAAGCGCGCACTCGCGGTTTATCTTCTTTCCAAGATCCACACGTCTGGTCGCTGACACCAGAGTCGTTACGCTTTCTAGCATCAGACATCCGGGGGGACGTCGCCATGGGACACCGAATCCTTCGCAAGACCAAGATCATCGCCACGATCGGTCCGGCCTCGGACTCGGTCGATACGATCAAGGCCATGATCCGCGCCGGGATGAACGTGGCGCGTCTGAATTTCTCTCACGGCAGCCACGCCGAACACCGCAAACACATTGATACCATTCGACAGGCCTCTGCCGAACTCGAAACGCACCTCGCCATTCTGCTCGATACCCGGGGCGTCGAAATTCGCACGGGGCGTCTCGAAGGAGGCAGCGCGACGCTCACCACCGGCCAAACCTTCGACCTCTATGCAGACAATCGCCTCGGAAACGCCTCCGGAGTCTCGATCAGCTACAAAAAACTGGCAGATGAAGTCGAGCAGGGTTCGCGAATCTTGATCGACGATGGCGTCATCGAACTACGGGTCAAAGAAATTCGAGACGATCATGTCCACTGCACGATCAACCGCGGCGGCCTGCTCGGCGACCGCAAGGGCGTCAACATCCCGGACATCAACATCGCCTACCCCGATATTTCGAGTCAAGATCGCGACGATATCCTGTTCGCGATTCAACACGACATCACTTACATCGCAGCGTCGTTCGTGCGCAGCGCGGGAGATGTGATCGCCATTCGACGCATCCTCGAAGAGCACAATGCCGTCATTCCGATCATTGCCAAGATCGAGAACCGTGAGGGAGTTGAAAACCTGGATGAAATCATCGCGGCGGCCGACGGGACCATGGTCGCGCGAGGCGACCTGGGGGTAGAGATCGAACTCCAGGACGTCCCAATCATCCAGAAGCGCATCATTCATTCGACGGTCGGGGCTGGCAAGCCCGTAATTACCGCGACGCAGATGCTCGACTCGATGGAACGCAACCCGGTCCCGACCCGAGCCGAAGTCAGCGATGTTGCGAATGCGATTTTCGATGGGACTTCTGCGGTCATGCTGTCCGGGGAAACGGCTTCAGGCGCTTATCCAGTCGAAGCGGTTCGCACCATTGCAGCACTCGCGCTGCGGGCCGAGGCTTCGCTGACCGACTACGGCCACTTGCAGCACACCAACACCGAGACTGCGGACAAGGTCACGGATGCGGTCAGTCAGGCCGCCATCACCATGGCCCATCACCTGAACGCGGCCGCGATCGTGACCCTGACCGAAACGGGCTTCACCTCGCGGTCGATCTCCAAGTTTCGCCCGCGCTGCCCCATCCTCGCCATCACCGTCTCAGCGGACGTGGTCAGAAAGCTCTCGATGAACTGGGGCGTTACGGGAATCCACTTCGACGGGGAGGGTTCCGACGACGAGATGCTTGCCTTCGCCGTACGCCGCGGCGTGGAGTTGGGCTACATCGACCCGGGAGACATCATCGTCGCGACCCATGGAGTGGACCGCGAGTCGGGAAGCACGAGCATGATCCGCGTCCTCGATGTGCCCGAGTCATGAGACGCCTGCTTCCGGGGCGTCTACTCTAGGCTGCGCTAGAGGCCATTGCTTCAAGAAAATCGAGCGTCGAGACAATGCCCACCAGCGAATCGCCGTCGTACACCAGTACCCGATGCACATGGGCATCGACCATCGTCTTTGCCACGCTCGCAACCGTATCGTCAGTCTGCGCGCAGAGAACGTCCGACGTCATGATTTCCCACACCTCGGCACCGCGCTTCAACAGCGTCGGGTCCTCGACATAACCCCCCAGTAAATCGGTCTTCGACACGATGCCGACGAGCTCACCGGTACTCGCCACGACGGGAGTGCCACTGATCTGGTGCTGCTTGAGGATCTGTTCAAGTGAGGAGACCTTGAGATTCGGCGAAACCGTCTCCACGGGTCCGTTCATGATTTCACTGATCTTCAAGGGTAGTCTCCTCTTCGCTTTCAGCGCCCTCGGATTCCAACTCCAGTACAGAAGCAAGGGACCGGACCAGCTCCTTGACCCGAAGCGGCTTCGTCAAAAAATCGTTCATCCCTTCTCGTTCACATCGCTTGCGATCCTTGACCATGGCATTTGCGGTGAGTGCGACGATGGGGATCTCAGACAAAGGGCCGTCCATG
It encodes the following:
- a CDS encoding thioredoxin family protein; the encoded protein is MVRSSAPLPNGIVAFVKRDCPTCELVAPVLRQLAQGGALTVYSQDDPDFPSDIEVSDDCSLEVSWHQNIEAVPTLLRIEDGIEKERVLGWHREEWEALSGMRGLGADLPAMRPGCGSLSVDPEHATDLLLRFGVDTLRSRRIPLARLEDDIEALYGHGFSDGLPLVPPTEKRVLAMLEGTARKPDEVVAVVPSDLVECTVEKVAINAVMAGCRPEYLPLVLAAVEAACTDQFNMHGLLATTLSAGPVLIVNGPIRKRLGMNSGVNSLGQGNRANATIGRALQLVVRNVGGGRPGEVDRAVFGHPGKLGFCIAENEEDSPWQPLSVDLGSEAGRDTVTLFPGEGPRTILDQLSREPESLSRSFAATLRGLYHPKIVLAFDCLLLVSPEHARIFAEAGWDKAQLTARLHELCAIPSEELLRGAGGMAEGTQGPISVETVPKFRPGGIYIVHCGGSAGLFSAVIAGWVGGEMGSQVILKEVQA
- a CDS encoding PQQ-dependent sugar dehydrogenase, translated to MRRFAIAACVFLIGLAVSCSLLLPERFVVNVPLAGMLFGHTIGAPSSNQIQSRFQLQPGFGLSLYANKLKHVRWLHPTPTGDLIASRPRSGDVILIAADADGDGRSDGTFPLLENLNRPQGLELFDGWLYVAETNAIGRVRYDAQSRTVNGDFERIVTGIPSRGNHWSRTIGMGPDGFLYLSIGSSCNACTEDGERRAAMYRYRPDGTGGELVAYGLRNAVGFDWQPGTLDLYATDNGRDLLGDDFPPCELNLIEMGGFYGWPFANGDRVPDPDFGAGQEARILASIPPVHSFRAHNAPLGISFIRGDRVPAALRGAALVALHGSWNRTIKDGYRVVSLRWLPDGTIREEDFLSGFEQDGDVIGRPVHVVEGRDGAFYISDDYAGAIWRVAYGEENASNLDPTRSRRNQGSSDPLAGISNTLRASLSLEGASLYELHRCATCHDPAQSKLGISVKPLDHLAERYDLNALEALLAAPPSPMPSYPLTAEEKRALAVYLLSKIHTSGR
- a CDS encoding CBS domain-containing protein is translated as MKISEIMNGPVETVSPNLKVSSLEQILKQHQISGTPVVASTGELVGIVSKTDLLGGYVEDPTLLKRGAEVWEIMTSDVLCAQTDDTVASVAKTMVDAHVHRVLVYDGDSLVGIVSTLDFLEAMASSAA
- the pyk gene encoding pyruvate kinase produces the protein MGHRILRKTKIIATIGPASDSVDTIKAMIRAGMNVARLNFSHGSHAEHRKHIDTIRQASAELETHLAILLDTRGVEIRTGRLEGGSATLTTGQTFDLYADNRLGNASGVSISYKKLADEVEQGSRILIDDGVIELRVKEIRDDHVHCTINRGGLLGDRKGVNIPDINIAYPDISSQDRDDILFAIQHDITYIAASFVRSAGDVIAIRRILEEHNAVIPIIAKIENREGVENLDEIIAAADGTMVARGDLGVEIELQDVPIIQKRIIHSTVGAGKPVITATQMLDSMERNPVPTRAEVSDVANAIFDGTSAVMLSGETASGAYPVEAVRTIAALALRAEASLTDYGHLQHTNTETADKVTDAVSQAAITMAHHLNAAAIVTLTETGFTSRSISKFRPRCPILAITVSADVVRKLSMNWGVTGIHFDGEGSDDEMLAFAVRRGVELGYIDPGDIIVATHGVDRESGSTSMIRVLDVPES